CGCTGGGTCTCGAACCACGCCAGCTGGAACGTCGTCACTTCGGTCAGAGAGTGTGAACCGCCTCGGGGTCAAGCCCCGTGGCATTCGCCTCGACAGCCGGTAAACCGTCTCGACACGGCAACCGTGTTCGGCTGAACGTGGGTTCGAGACCCGACACCACGGAGGCCGTTCGCTCACTCGAAGCCGTCGTCGACGTCGCGATGGTCGGCCGAGAGGAGGCTGTCGACCAGCCGCGTGAAGCGGTCCACGAGCCGACCGGGAAGCGATGGTTCGACCAGTCGGAGCATCCGCACCGTCTCCTCGGGGTGGGCGACCACGAGCGTGACGCGATTCCGTGCGTCGCGCTCTTTCACCACGAGTTCCTGTTCGACGAGATGGTCGAGGTGCCACTCGAGCGTGCTCCGGGCGATGTCCAACTCGTCGGCGACCGCACCGGGCGGACTCGGGCCGTTCCGAATCAGGCACACCAGCACGTCGCGGGCCGTCTCCCGGCGTAAGACCGCGATGGCCCCCCGTTCCCACGGGCCGTACTCCGGTGTGAAGTAGTGGGTCCGGCCGTACAGCGACTCCTCGACGACGTCATCGGCCCGTTTGAGCTTCTTCAGGTGGTACTGTGTCTGTCCCGGGGCCAGGTCCAGCACCCGAGTGAGCTCGTTGAAGTGGACGCCCGGGTGATCCACGACGTGTTTGCGGATTCGGTCTCGCTGGTGACTCACGACGCTGGCACCTCGTTCGAGACGGCTCTGGCGTAGTAGACAGCCGCGACGACCAGCGCGACGAGTACCACGTCCATCCCGTGTTCGAGGAGGTGATGCGTCGACGGTGAGAGCATCCCGAACATGCTGACGCCGGCGACGAGCGAGCGACCCAGCAGCGCCGCGAACGCGGCCACTATGAGGAGGTACGGCCGCGACCGTCGCTGAACGAACGCGGCGAACGCCAAGCCCAAGAGTACTGCCGTCCCGACCGCCGCGACAGTGACGAGGACGAGTAAGGTGACCGACCCAATGTCGGGCAGTGTGTGGAGCAGAACGGTCACCATAGTTTCGTCCTTCGGCGCGTGCGCACCTGAGTGTGTCGCTACGGGTCCGGCTGGAGGTGTAGGCTCACTTACGACGTAACCCTCCGACGACCGGTTGTGAGATGATTCACAGCGAGAAGACGGTGTATCCGATCATGAGCACGACCAGCGGAAAGTGCCCTCAATGGGTAGCCGACACGGATACGTACCGCTTGACCGCGACGTAATATGCTATCACGACCGTGACGACAACCGAAAGACCGACCGGAGTCTGGGTTCGGAAAACGGGTTCGGTCCTTCGGAGCCGCGTTTTCGAGAGCTAAACCAGTCAGGCCAAATGTTCGAGGCCGTAAGTGCCGAGTATGCATCGACGAACGTTTCTCAGGTCGACCGGAGCAGTTGGAGCGATCGGTGGAGTCGCCGGCTGTCTCGGTGGGCTCGGCGAATCGGGGGCCGAGGGCACGGTGCTTGGGCCGCCCGAACAGGACCTGAGCGCAGCCTCTCACCCGAGTTACGGGGACGAGATGCCCGCGTTCACCGTCCCTGACCCGATCACGGGCGAGGACGTATCGGTCGCGGAGTTCGAGGGCGATCGGGCTGTCCTGTGGACCTCCTTCTACACGAGCTGTCCGGACGGGGTTTGCCCCGCTCTCGTTCTCCGGCTCCGGCGCGCACAGGCCGCCGCTGCTGAGGGCGGATACGGCGACGAAGCCGCGTTCCTCGCGCTCACGTTCGACCCCGAGCGCGACACCGCCGACGTCCTCCGCGAGTACGCCGGCCAGCAGGGCGTCGATCTCGACGCGGGTAACTGGCACTTCCTCCGTCCCGAATCGTACGAGGCGGGCCAGGAGCTACTGGACGAGCAGTTCGGGCTGGTAATCGAGAAACGGTCCGCCGACCAGTACGAGAATCTGGAGTACCAGTTCCCCCACTACGGGCTGATCCTTCTCGCCAACAAGGAAGGGATCGTCGAGCGAGCGTACCCGAGGGGTCCACGGACGGACATCGAGACACTCGTGAGCGACTTCGAACGGGTGGTCACCGCGTGAGGCGTCGCCACTTCCTCGCTGGAATTGCCAGCGCGGGCCTATTGGGAGGTGCCGGACTCGTCGCGACGGGGAACGCACCGGCGGCCCTCGGCTTCGGTGACGACGGTACGGAGCCGGTTAACCCGACGACCATCCGGACGGTCGATGCCCCGGGCAGCCGCGACGGTAAGGTGACGATTCCAGCGACTGGGCAACCCACGTTTGTCGATTTCTTCGGGACGTGGTGTGCGCCCTGTATCGAGCAGATGCCGGCACTTCGCGAGGCCGAAGCCCGAATCGGAGACGAGGTCTTGTTCGTCTCGGTGACGACCGAAGACGTCGGTGGCTCGGTGAGCGAGGAGACAGTCGCCGACTGGTGGCGTGAAAACGGCGGCGACTGGCTGGTCGCCGCCGACGTGACCGCCGAACTCGCGGCCAAGCTCAACGTCGGGGGGTATCCGACTGCCGTGGCACTCGATGCGACCGGGAGAGTCCAGTGGTCCGACACGGGTGTCCACACTGCCGATGAACTCGTCACGAAGATCCAGGCCACCCTCGAGCGATGACAAGTGAGACGCTCGTGGCCAACGTTCCGTTCGCGCTCACGGCGGGGGTCGCGACGTTCTTCTCGCCGTGCGCGTATCCCCTCCTCCCAGGGTACGTTGGCTTCTATCTAAACTCGGTGGAGGCCGAGAACGCGTCTCTCACCGGAGCAGGGAGTCGCGGAGTCGCAGCCGCGCTGGGAGTGCTCGTGACGTTCGCACTTCTCGGCGGTGCAACGGCGTGGGTCGGCCAGGAGACGCTATCAGATATTACGATCTTCGAGACGCTCGTCGGCGGATTACTCGTCGTATTCGGGCTGCTCGTCGTGCTCGAGCGCGCCCCATCGCTGTCGTTCTCCCTGCCGAAGCGCCGATCGAGCGTGTTCGGATTCGGTCTTTTCGGTGCGGGATACGCGCTGGCCGGGGCCGGCTGCGTCGCACCGATTTTCCTCGCGGTCGTTGCCCGCGCGATTGCACTCCCGACTGAGGCAGCGGTGCTTGTTTTAGCGGTCTACGCTGGTGTCGTCGCTGCCCTGATGGCTGCGACGACTATCCTGACCGGGGTTGGGCTCGTTAGCAATACCAATCGCATCATGGCTTACTCCGGACACATAAAACGCCTCGCCGGCGCGGTCATGATACTCGCGGGGCTCGGTCAGCTGTACCTCTCTCTCGTCGTCTACTGATACACAACTGACTCTTCTATCAGTGACTGCTTCCTTGAGCTTCATCGGCAGATGTTCACGTGTAACTCAGCAGGTCGCAGACGTAGTGATGATACGGCTGACAGTTGCCAGATCTACTCTGTAGTGTTCGAACTCGGCGCTTTGCAGCGGGGAGGCGGCCCGAGACAGCTGTCAGACCGATACAACCGTTATATCCGTTTTGCTGTCACGTGCCGAGTCCTCACTGCGAGGACCGTCGCCAGTATCGTCAGCACGACAGCACCCACAGCGGCGATTTCGTGCGCCGGGGAGACGTGCTGGACGGTTCCGTTTACGATCGGCTCGACCGGTAGGAGGGTGTGATGCGGTGTCCCGACGATCGGGACGAAGTAGTCGACGAGGTCGTTGAATCCGTACCAGACCACGGCAACGAGAATCGCTCGGCCGGGAAAGTCACTGTAGCGATGGATGAGGAACGCTTGGATAACCATCCCGAGGTGCGAGACGAACAGGAAGGCGTACATCACGTTCGACGCGAGCTCTCGCCCCAGTAGTGGAACGACCTGCGGTGGTGGCGTGACTGTCGCGAGAAACGCGTCCGCGAACACTGTCAAGACGTACGGCGTCCAGAGGCCGAGCTTGATACAGCCGAAAAACGCCAACACGTTCAGGTACTCGTTCGACCGGCCGAGTTTGTACAGCGCCAGCGAGCAGGCGATGAACAACGTGGCTATCGGACTGTCCGGGACGACCGGCCACGCGACAATGGGCTCGAGTCGGAACTGCGGGATGTAGTACCAGAAGCCGAACACCGTCCCCACGAGGTTGATCGCGACGATTACCCACGCGTACTGCAGGGCAACCGTCTCAACCCGCCGAGGAAGCGGCGCGAGATACCGGGGAAGGCGCTCAGTCGTGTCTACGCCCATCTGGAGTCTGTGTCTGTGTGGTTGCCAGGTCGTTGGCTTCTGTGAGAAGTGACACGAGATCCGCTTCCGTCACTGGCTGTGCGGTCGCATCCAACCCCGCATCCCGAGCCACACGAACTGGGCTTGGCGGGTGAAGGTTCGCGTCCGCCAACAGCGCGCCGTCGTAGAACACCGCTCGGGGCGTCCCGCTTCCGACGACGTTGCCGTCGGCCATCACGCAGACTCGGTCTGAGACTTCAGCGGCGAATTCGAGGTCGTGGGTCGACAGGACGACGCTGATACCCTCTTCGTGGATCTGCTCGATCCGGTCGGCGACCAGTTGAGACCGCTCGGGGTCGAGGCCCGCCAATGGTTCGTCCAGCACGACCACACTCGGTTCGAGGACGAGCACGCCGGCGAGGCCGACGAGACGTTTCTCGCCACCGC
This is a stretch of genomic DNA from Salinigranum halophilum. It encodes these proteins:
- a CDS encoding winged helix-turn-helix transcriptional regulator — translated: MSHQRDRIRKHVVDHPGVHFNELTRVLDLAPGQTQYHLKKLKRADDVVEESLYGRTHYFTPEYGPWERGAIAVLRRETARDVLVCLIRNGPSPPGAVADELDIARSTLEWHLDHLVEQELVVKERDARNRVTLVVAHPEETVRMLRLVEPSLPGRLVDRFTRLVDSLLSADHRDVDDGFE
- a CDS encoding DUF7471 family protein encodes the protein MVTVLLHTLPDIGSVTLLVLVTVAAVGTAVLLGLAFAAFVQRRSRPYLLIVAAFAALLGRSLVAGVSMFGMLSPSTHHLLEHGMDVVLVALVVAAVYYARAVSNEVPAS
- a CDS encoding SCO family protein; translated protein: MHRRTFLRSTGAVGAIGGVAGCLGGLGESGAEGTVLGPPEQDLSAASHPSYGDEMPAFTVPDPITGEDVSVAEFEGDRAVLWTSFYTSCPDGVCPALVLRLRRAQAAAAEGGYGDEAAFLALTFDPERDTADVLREYAGQQGVDLDAGNWHFLRPESYEAGQELLDEQFGLVIEKRSADQYENLEYQFPHYGLILLANKEGIVERAYPRGPRTDIETLVSDFERVVTA
- a CDS encoding redoxin family protein, with product MRRRHFLAGIASAGLLGGAGLVATGNAPAALGFGDDGTEPVNPTTIRTVDAPGSRDGKVTIPATGQPTFVDFFGTWCAPCIEQMPALREAEARIGDEVLFVSVTTEDVGGSVSEETVADWWRENGGDWLVAADVTAELAAKLNVGGYPTAVALDATGRVQWSDTGVHTADELVTKIQATLER
- a CDS encoding cytochrome c biogenesis protein CcdA, which produces MTSETLVANVPFALTAGVATFFSPCAYPLLPGYVGFYLNSVEAENASLTGAGSRGVAAALGVLVTFALLGGATAWVGQETLSDITIFETLVGGLLVVFGLLVVLERAPSLSFSLPKRRSSVFGFGLFGAGYALAGAGCVAPIFLAVVARAIALPTEAAVLVLAVYAGVVAALMAATTILTGVGLVSNTNRIMAYSGHIKRLAGAVMILAGLGQLYLSLVVY
- a CDS encoding DUF1405 domain-containing protein, whose amino-acid sequence is MGVDTTERLPRYLAPLPRRVETVALQYAWVIVAINLVGTVFGFWYYIPQFRLEPIVAWPVVPDSPIATLFIACSLALYKLGRSNEYLNVLAFFGCIKLGLWTPYVLTVFADAFLATVTPPPQVVPLLGRELASNVMYAFLFVSHLGMVIQAFLIHRYSDFPGRAILVAVVWYGFNDLVDYFVPIVGTPHHTLLPVEPIVNGTVQHVSPAHEIAAVGAVVLTILATVLAVRTRHVTAKRI
- a CDS encoding ATP-binding cassette domain-containing protein, with protein sequence MHDVDFSVYPNEVVALVGGNGAGKSTLLEHLNATLVPDDGDLVVDGTPITEDNKAHARKEVGFVFQDADTQLVAPTVLDDVMFGLQNYGVPGDEARARAREALATVDASHLEDRIPHYLSGGEKRLVGLAGVLVLEPSVVVLDEPLAGLDPERSQLVADRIEQIHEEGISVVLSTHDLEFAAEVSDRVCVMADGNVVGSGTPRAVFYDGALLADANLHPPSPVRVARDAGLDATAQPVTEADLVSLLTEANDLATTQTQTPDGRRHD